From the genome of Poecilia reticulata strain Guanapo linkage group LG22, Guppy_female_1.0+MT, whole genome shotgun sequence:
GTGGGGATCAAGTCCAAACCGAAAGTCCTTGACCTCACCAGGAAGGAGGCGACCGTGGAGACCCTGACTGAAACGCAAATCCATTGTCAGAAGGATGAGAAGGACTTCTACCTGTACTACTTCCTGCTTCAGTATCCCGGTCGCACCATGGTGTTCGCCAACAGCATCGACTGCATCAAGAGGCTCAGTGCTCTTCTGGTCATCTTGGACTGCAACCCTCTCCCTCTGCATGCCAACATGCACCAGAAACATCGCCTCAAAAACCTGGAGCgctttgcagaaaaacagaagtaagTCCCACAGCTGTCAGGTGTCACTTCGGGAAAGAGTTCAGTAATTCTTTGTTTCTCTGACGTTGAACGTCTTAACTTGTCCCCACAGTTGTGTCCTTCTTACGACTGACGTGGCGGCGCGAGGCCTCGACATCCCCAACGTTCAGCATGTTATTCACTACCAGGTGAGGTCATGGCGTCCTCTTACCTTCAGCCTCAACTTCTAAGGCTGCAACGGATGATTATTTAAGCTATTAACCCATTAATCTAATGATTTTtaatggcacattctgcagactTTTCATTCaagccttttttatacaatagttccaaataaaattttttaaagaaaaacatttttattgcctaaaatgcaacatgcaTATTTAAGTGTAACTGCAGCTTAAAATGAGTtccaacatgtgaaaagctcagttcTGCTTGACTTATCAATACAGTGTAGGACTGATCCAGTGATTATTTTTTgggattaattgattaataatttgatagCAAATGTTGCCtaataaggattttttttttaaagaatttgaacaaaaagaaaaaatgccaCTTGAATTCTGggcagaacatatttacagactttgtacagttttgtcttaACTGCTCCAAGTGTGTTTCAGTAAATCGCCTTTTGAGTCTGCATCTTCCAGTTAACGATTGACAACTAAATTAGGtgacatttcaataaaaatccTGCATTGATGTGGTTGAATTACCTTCACAGTGCACaaacagatgtaaaaatatgaatatccTCTTTATTAtgtacattgtatttttatttttttaaaacaaatactgatTACATCGTTTCCCATCCAAGATGGTGGATTTACAATACATGAACAAATATCTCCACCCAGTGGaaagcattaaaatgtgaaattttagaGATTCCTGTAccagcaaatgaaaacaaaattagcaGCAAATAGtagtggatttttaaaaatacattttgaattggaacgttaaaaaaaaaaaaaacacacacacaaNNNNNNNNNNNNNNNNNNNNNNNNNNNNNNNNNNNcccccccccacacacacactttagtGTCTAATacacagcaaaagaaaaaaaaaaaaaattataggtGACCCTTTATGCTACCCTGAACAGCTTAGGAACGTCTATGGGCTTTACAAAACTAtcgattacatttttttgtacaaatcattcttggataatgagattttagtctcgTCAGTTCTGCttttagggcctcctgtcactttaaatccaagtaaGGTACTGCTGGCCACACACCCCTCAAATCAATGTTTACACTCTcctgtgaaaatggctgcaaatagaTGTGCAACTGTACATATTCGACAAGCATTAGTCGAGCCTCCTAcccaaccaacaagaatgcagcaagtggtttctgggtgatacatcaacaacaaaacacttgtcttttccagcagccattgtaccaTGCATACAGCGGCAAAATCAGAACAAACGTGATGGAGCTCAGTTttagttgctaggtaacagtgaAGTGCCTGTCGATTGTGCCAGTTTAAGAGAAGCTGAGACCCGAATGGAAgcataaaatcaggaaaaagtGAATTGTGCTTAAAAGGTGCCCTTTAAGATATTCAAGTGGCTCAATTAAAGTATTATAAAAATACTGCACGTCTTCAagagcaaacagcagcaatctcattaaacaaaatgtgttgGCATTAGTGGGCAGGATTGCTCCTGCATGTACTTAGTGTAGTTTGCTTTGTGAATCCAGTGtagaaataaagcaaagtggaagtaaaaaaaaaaaaagatttatcgTGCAGGTTCCTCGAACATCAGAGACGTATGTCCATCGGAGCGGCCGCACAGCAAGAGCCACCAAGGAGGGTCTCAGCTTGCTGCTCATCGGCCCAGACGATGTGATAAACTTCAAAAAGATTTCCAAAACTCTGGGAAAGGATGAGGAGCTCCCCCCCTTCCCCgtggaaaacaaatgcatgaagGCCATCAAGGTATAATCATCAGCATCATGTGACAACAGAGCTCTGTAATTTTgtgtctccattaacaaaacgTCTGGCATGTTACAGGAGCGCGTGAACCTCGCCAGGAAGATAGAAAAGATCGAATATTACAACAACAGGGAGAAGCAGCATGACTCGTGGTTCAAGCAGGCAGCAGAGGCCCTGGAGGTTGACCTCGACGATGACCTCCTGATCGGTAAAATTAAGTTAAACGCACTCAATTTACAGCTTTTCCCAGTcactttggtgcatttctgaaacaattcatgcaaaaaacaagtttcttaAAGTCCTTAGCTCCTcactcaaaagtaaaatatcaaTGATTCAGTATGACCAGTCATTTTATTGAGACAGTCAAACTGCTGTCATGTTAACAGTGTACTCAGGATTATCCGTTTTGATGACAAGTATTGTAATTATGGGAGATCAAAGAATTTTAATTCTGTACTTAGAAATGCACAAAAGTACTAGAGTATTAGAGCcatactaataaaataaaaattgagaataaagtcacaatgaGACAACtcacatgagaataaagtcattacaataatgtatgaaaataagtcaaaataaCATGATGGTCAATAGGTCATATTTTGAGAATAGCtgtaaaattatgactttattctcgtaattctGTTTTAGCGTGGTCCTAATATGCTGTCATATGACAGactattagggccattgtagctaaacaaaaaataaaagtaacagtctgccaaaaaaatctgttttctggaGAAATCCAAAtttgagcttgaaaagtcaaaaaatgtgcaaaattacattttgagaaTCTCAGGAATATTCTAGAGAAACTGGACATCACTGAATTTAAAGTTGCaaatttactagaaaaacaTCTTTCAGAAAAAACAGATCTTTCAATTTCTGATACGCTCaattttctgaaatgtcaaTTTCTGTCTGTCTAGCaaacatttgacttttcaaatttagaaatgtcatttttttctaaaaaaaaaaaaattcccctcTTTTTCCATCTGCAATGGTTGTACTAAAGCAGCtgagaaaaacaagtaaaaaaaaaaaaaatcactaaaaaaaaaaaagcataaaaaaatactgaaaaccaTCTGTGTCCACAGGCAGCGCCAACGACCAGGAAACTGACATGGAGCAGAAGAAGATGGTAAAGCAGATGAAGAagaatttaaaacatctgaTCTCTCAACCAATTTTTAAGAACttggtaaaaacaaagtatCCGACTAAAATGGGAAAACTGGCCCTGGCGAACATGCCTGTTGCAGGGATGGAAAGCGCCCTGACCAGGATTTCTGGACAGAAGAAGGTAAAAAGATATTTTCCacaacagcagaaacagcaaaaacaaaggaaaaggaTCAAGAAGCAGGAATaatgtggttaaataaaaaagtttctgTACTAAAAAGAGCTTAATTCTACCTTTAATAATTCTTACTATTTGTGTAGCTTTGAGGATGGGCTGCTATATTTTATAAAGTTCTGTTTtcataatgaaatgaaaacctgaGTGTGTTTTTATCATCGTCATTTGGCCGCTTCCTGAGCTGGTCACAGGTGAGTCCGTTGGTAGAGAATGTTGTAATGTGAAGCCTGGTAGAGGAGATGCAAGGATGGATCCACTCCCTCAGGAATGACGTGGTGCACCAGCTGCTGCTCGTTTCCCTCCATGGACACGATGTGGATCCCAACGTCCAGAGCCTGGGACAGGGCCAAGATGTCGACGTGGTCACACTCCATGGCCATCACCTCCACTTCCTGAACGAGGCCAAACAAGACTCCATCAGCACCACGAGagcaaacaaataattcatgacttgtcagattaaaataagTTCCGATCTATTAGCCAATAACGTAGATCGGAACTACAACACTAACTACAacttagtgttgtagtttgtccgccatccagcagagggcgccgaaGGTCATCCTTAAACGGAGCCGttgacacagaaacaaacaaagatggCGACCGTATCAGAACAGCGAAGAGTAACGGTCCAAACAAAGTCCGGTTTGGGatgcaaaatgcactttatgcaGTAccgtttttaaatataaacactcgaAAAATCCTTAAGACGTTTCGAAACAAATGCTTGACAAGCTCCTTAATTATCTCCTTGATCGCGCTCATTCAGCCGAGCTGCGtcaacttccatccatccatccattttcttccgcttatccggggtcgggtcgcgggggcagcagcttcagaagggaggcccagacttccctctccccagccacttcttccagctcctccgggggaatcccaaggcgttcccaggccagccgagagacgtaatccctccagcgtgtcctgggtcttccccgaggcctcctcccggtgggacgtgcccggaacacctcaccagggaggcgtccaggaggcatccttaccagatgcccgagccacctcaactggctcctctcgacgtggaggagcagcggctctactctgagtccctcccggatgaccgagcttctcaccctatctctaagggagagcccagccaccctgcggaggaaactcatttcggccgcttgtacccgtgatctcgttctttcggtcatgacccaaagctcatgaccatagatgagggtgggaacatagatcgaccggtaaatcgagagcttcgctttttggctcagctctctcttcaccacgacggaccggtacagcgcctgtttcacagtagacgctgccccaatccgcctgtcgatctcccgctcccttcttccctcattcgtgaacaagatccccagatacttaaactcctccacttgaggcaggacaacccccctgacccggagaaggcactctacccttttccggctcaagaccatggcctcggatttggaggcactgagcccgAGATGCTACAAAGGCGAAGATGTTATGACAAAAAGGCGCAAAGGATAAAAATTtaacggggaaaaaaacattacaataagCAAGGTTGATTTTAGGGCTTTAATTAACTTTATGGAAAGAAGTTTAAACATTTCGTCAAGAGCAAACAATACTTCCTTATGAGCATCTCCGTTTACTGGTTCACATATTAATTCAGCAAACTAGGAGATTGCAGTTTTgctatattttataaatacGTTTAAGTTTAATACAACTGAAAATGAgtaacaaaatgttctttgttaCTGCAAGACATTGAGAGaaaatttaggtttttaaaaaaaatggccgCTTATTAATCTAAAGTTGGTCCATAAAAATCAGTTAACCCATTAACACCTTCTTGCATCCATTTTAAACTCCCAATAATAAATATTCTCAGCAGGCGTTAGGTTTATTCCCTACCTGACGACAGTACACCTTCAGATCTGGAGCCTCAACGAAGTTGCAGAAGAAGTCTTCATGGATTTGGAGGTGTGCAGACGTGAGCAACCTGAGGAACTGCACAAGGCTGTCTGAGATGATCTGTTCGTTCAAGAGCCTGAGGAGAACGTCGTCATGCTGTGCAGCAATGCACTGATCCACCACATGTAGGACCTGAAGGGcgagaaaaactgtaaacagacagagctgcagaggcgggaaacatttctgtcatttttctttcctgtagCCAGagcaagaaatatttttaaagccgTGTTTGTTTGGATGATTGTTGGTTCTGATGCCAAAAGGTTCACAGCAAGTCCAAACCAGTTGGTTGGGCTCAACTGGTTTGATTAAATGCAAGTGAAAGAAAGGCTGCCGTTTGAAAATCCCCGTCTACATTTCTAGAAAGTGTTGGCTCCACAATGGGGcaatgttaattatttaaagtattttaataagAATCAAGAAGCTGACTAAGGCAGTCATGTCCAGACTTTTAGCCACAAGAGCCAAAATTGTAAAGTCAAaagcattttatagcacaatcaagtaattacCTCGagtgttataaaaatgctctatgtatcaaatatgactaaaaagacatttgtaatttaacgccttgaactTGGggccgtctctttaagaaacccCTGCTCTGAATCTCCAAcctcaggaagtcatcacaatcAGGGGCGggtctagaaaaatatttatagggtggcaagaggggggcagcatatgccagtatataatggacttttaatgcaactgttagagcaactttgcattaaaagtgtcattatttatggAATGACAATTCATGACAAGtgtcaaacattcaaaaagacttcttcatgttcatgacagatgttatgtcatgtttatgacagtgtcatgtcagtcttatgcacaccccttcaaataaagtgttaccataaaTTCTCCGTGATACAAATCTagaaacagttttgtttctgttagttctgtcaacatgcaagaaggggcaaatttctcttatattggtcaatcgttttattttaaatatgctgtaggagccaacgtttgatgattagttcagtttttgtcgctttaACTTTTAGGcattgcagcggctgcagacagTGCACCACAACAAAGGTACAATAAAggtgataaacaggtgaagaaccaaacaccacttctattccGCCTTTTCTCGCTATGTGTCGCTTTACacggacccgttgccatggcaaccgacagacaacagctcaacgagcagacggagcagagattaccgatcagcgGCATCAacaccaataaaacaaacatttcccacacaaaagagtagcaaaaacactaaaacataacattcagtctgttgcaTTATGCCgtcaggcttgatgtctatattgtcattattaagcTTCCCCCTTAGCACagcggcggttgattagctgatttaaacagctgctctattGATGATTTGATGTGCGGTTGACCTGTTTTAatgctaacggaaccaaaacacaccgaactgcgcagcacatgttaaggtgaTCAAAGTTAATAGAAGtctagcaacagttaggctagcataactgacccactgctgcttcttcaatgttttctttaaattaaaactttttcctcacctgttaaatctgaagcccttgtcATCCAATTCATAGGGTTAaattaaccgctaaatattacgtccatttttcagattctttgcgtgactgtAGTATTTCcctgaccacccataatgttgactcaatggacagcaatggcgcatcacgtaatgtccagtccagtaatttatatccatccatatcaatgctgctgcctcgcgctccgtccttcccgctactcagcagtaggtgtcaggttacattgtgttgcattcaatgttgtcggaaaaaaaagagattcatgcgcttaatacccgatttcccataactatttattgaattcatagtcgccagctggggtggcaaggctatcatttggggtggcaactgccaccctatgccaccccagtagatccgcccctgatcACAATATAAATACTGCCCCTCgttttgtgctttttacttACCCGTTTAataagctaaaaatgtaaaaagaaaaaaaaatcatctacaTGATCACTTTATCTAAAGTGTATTAATTAGAAAAACGTCTCCTAAACTCACTGTGCTCTGGAGGTGGTCGAATGAAGCCTCTTCAAATCCTGCAGAAAtcaaaacttttccacattgtaTTACCTGGGCCTTAAATCTGAAATGAAGAAGAAgcagacatgaaaaaaacatttttctcttgtgaTACTGACCTCAGCTTGGCTCTGGGTCTCTGCAGGGTAAAGATACTGATGCTGGGATTGTGCagagttcagtttatttctgacCTCTTTAGTGCTTTGAGCAGGAGTGGCCAAACGTTTCGTCACATGGCACAAAACTGCCAAATGACTcggaccaaaaacaaaaaaaaaaaaaaacaaaaaaaaagctttcccaTCTCAACAATAAACTGTagtaattttaattaaacaaatggaATGAATTTTTGTTGGAAGAGAATATCTAAATTACTGTCAAGGCAtccagttttcacattttttaggtcttgattaaaacatttctttgaaaatgcttcCGGTATTTATcaattacactgaaaaaacacaaaatattaccacattttattgtagcttctagtgcaaatattttagctcacttaaaatgagacaaaactaacttactgAAAgtaatgtctcagcaagatacaggagtttgttttaagtcagtaattccttaatattgacaaaaacattCCACTgctagattatttcacttataaggtgtcaagtgaaataatctgccagtggatctaatactttttcatcatcagggaattatttacttcaaataaGCGgctatatctttctgaaaagttacttgctcCTCAAAGAAATCCATTTAGGAGGTTAGCTTAATGCCGCCAGGAGGAATATGGAGCACCGTAATTTGACGACagctaataaatagattcataaacatgAAAGCGAAGGATACATGTGTAATTTCAGTGTGCTTTAGTTAGTTTCATAAATGTATAGttactgcttttatttcaattagcaaacatgttttctcaatttcagtttgttATTTTGCTAGTTTTAGTAAAAGGGCAGTATTgtgcaaaaacaacttttttgagctttacgtcatgttatATTGTTATTCCCTCGTCAAAAATacatctggagtgttgctttgattctttcatgcacgtttgataaatcttttaatctccatggcaaccattcagttgtgtgAAACACCTGGATGGACCTAGCCTTGCCTTCGAGCCGCAGCTTCTTCTCAGAGCTGCAGGTTCTAAGTTTCTGCATGACGATGCAGCCCTCCAACACTCGGCTccttccttcagactagccagcagcaattagcaaacgcctggtggaattgctgagctcattttaatagCTACTTGTTTGTAAAatgctggcaaaaaaaaaaacccaaaaaacttcAAGGGGTAAACGGAGGAGCGGTATGATGACGGAGTTTCAATTTCAAGGTTTTACATTACAAAGTacagtcatatttgatatatttaacATTCTTATAACTGAAGTGAACAGTTGCttatttttgctataaaaaggctcaatgtgcctggaaaacacacgatactgcccctttaactaTAATAACCTTGTCATGGACCCCAAACAATAAGTCAAAGGGCCTCAAACGGCTTGTGGGCCGCACTTTGCACACCCCTGGTTTGTGTCTGCATTGCACAGGTCAACACTGACCTCTGCAGGACTCTGGGGTTGTGCAGAATAAACTCCAGGTGTGCGAAGCAGACAGCTCTGTAGAAGCAGTTTCCATCGCCGTAGACTTTCCTCACTGCCGAAAACTGGCGGGCCAAATCCTAAGAGAAGAGGAGTTGTGTTTGTTTACGACACAGCGGACCGAGTAAACCAGAAGAAGCTGCTTTCTTTTGGACATGAAGCCGCATACTTGGTACTTGGGACTCAGTGTTCCCTCCGGCAGCAGCGATGAAATGTCCTCTATGCATGAAACCAGGCTGCAGTCCTCCATCTGCCGACAGCCGAGCAGCTTTGGAACCAAAGCGCAGCTTCACACGGGCACACGCAACACCACGCACGTCAAAAGAAGCGTTGAAACacgttttgtaaaaaaaaaaaatgtacttccaCTTTCCCGAAAACCGGATGTTTGCGGAAGAGCATGTGCGTAGTCCATTTAAAGGGCCAGTCCACGTTTAGCAATGCTGACGTCATACTAAAGAAATTGTATGGTCGAAACATTTGTCCTTTTAAAAGACTATCACaaattcacttaaaatatgtaaaatatgtaaaaatactttatgttgaataaaactataatattatcatttttattgtatttttcctGTATTGTAGCCtccaggtgtcaaactccagtcctcaagggcaccagggtcctgcaacttttagatgagcctctgctgcaccacacctgaatacaataattaggtcattaaaGCTCTGGAGGACCTggctacacaagaaggaggtaattaagccatttcgttccagtgttttgtacttGTGGCagatctaaaaactgcaggacagtgatccttgaggactggagttctGCACCCTGCTCTAAATTAATTGTTTTCCCTTAAAgattgaccaaaaaaaaaaaaaaaaaacttaaaataaagcagcaacaCAATGTTACTCAGCAAAATTTTGGAAAAtaccaattttaatttaaaaaatggctggAAGATAAcgattttaaattaataatgtagaatcagttaaataaatgtagctgaagagtttttttttaatgctctgCTTTCTAAGTTGTCCAAGAATTTTAAATTAGTAATTTTGGACTTAAAATTTCCATGAACATAacctgaaaatattcaaaatggaaaagacaagaaaacatgttgTTTAAGAAAGAAATCAGGAAATTACTATTATTTTCAGTCAGAATCGAATCAGAATTACCTTTATTGATcaataatttgactttttgtcaACCTCACAGACattcaatataaatatataaactttagaGGGAAtagaataaacaataaaaggaaCTGTATGTATGAGTATAAGCAGCCacttaaatataaaagaaaaaagtcagcgcaataattaaaaagttaaaaactagaactataaaaaataataatatccaGGTTTATGCTTGACATGTGGTTTTTCTCAGTGTTGGATTCTGATGTAAGATAATtagttttaaggttttattgcaGCTTTAGCAGATGTTCCATGTTGGAAAAGGGTAAATTAagcatatttaataaaaacacagattccaGATTATctgcagaaacataaataactcAACAAAAATCCCCTAATTTCTTCTGCAAATTGCACTTCAACCCAATCTGTAATAACCATcagagattaaaacatttttcttaccTGTTTGTCTTAAATGAAACCCTTGTTTCAATGAGTAATTTACTATAAATTAATGCTTGTAACCAAATTGCTCAGACACTGCATTGCATATTGTACCTTTCTGCATTATTTGAATCTAAttcttcattttgaaatgaaacaacGGCTACATCCCCATGACATTTTCCTGATTCTGGAAGTAAAAGAGGCACTCAGGTGGAAAAGAGGTTCAAAACACAAGCCATGAAAACACACTTTAATGTAATAAGCAGAATAAAAgcttggcaaaaataaaaaaaaaatgaaaacgacAGCATCAGTTGGACAAGTCGCTGATTTTACTGGCTTTACTTGAGCTTTTGATTTGAGTTTTGCTGCCGATGCTTTTCAGCGACTCTCTCCATCGTTTGTCGGTCAGAGTAGCGGTGGAGCAGGACTCCAGCCTCCTCACTCTCCTCTCCGTGTCCGCCTTGTCCAGAACAAACTCCTGGAAAACGAGATTTTAATCGATGAAAACATGTAGGAAAAGACAcaaaacgtttgtttttattattccatcGGTGTCTAAACTTAAATACTTTGTCATATTTATATAATACAAccatgtaaacttctgatggGTTAGTTCCCAaagtttcagttaaataaagtcaaaccaATGGATGCttttcagagaggaagaagccattcCCCCAAAAGCAAGATAAAAACCaagtttctgtttgcatttgttCATTTTGGACGTAATGTAATAAATTTGAAGTTTTTGACCGTAACAACTGTTATCTGTAGTGTGGAGTCTGggggtggcagcattatgctgcagGAGTTTTGTGGTTCTGGAGGGACAAAATAGATAGTACCATCTGAGAAACTGAAGCttctttaataactttttctttttccttaaaaacatttttcttgtaattttaacaaattttttctagtaaaattgcatctttttttttgctaatattGTGACAACGTTCTTGtaattgaacaaaaatgttcCTAGCCTGGGATGATTCatataaaagccactttttgaaaatattttctgtttttaagaaaataatatgtCAGATATGCCTTATAACTGTAGTTATAAAAGTAATCTTCCTTGTTATTCCTGTATTATTGTTAGTATAGAAAGTTACCTTCACCATGTCCATCATAATCAGGACACTCATGCCTTCCAGCGGTCCAAATTCTGGGATGTAACACTCTTGTGCAAGATTGTTGACAGCCAGAAGTAATTTTCCAACTTCCTCTCCCTGCGAGACACAAAtgcatgttgcatttttttcagagcCGTTCTACTTTTTGTAAATTAACCATCTTTGAACTGTAATGTTGAGAAAGTCACACCTTCTCTCTGGATACGCCTCGTTTCATCAGCAGGTTAACTTCAACCTGCCTGTTCTTCTCTTTCAAGCTTTCTAACTCGCTGTGCAGTTCAGACAGTTGTTTACTGGACATCTGTGCATGAAAGATGCAAACATTAAAGTCGCATGATATTCAGAAccagagccggcccaaggcaaTGGGAGTTAAGTAGCTGCTTAGGGcctccacaccaccaggggggCCCCAAGAGGCCCAACCtaccaaaatataaacatatttaaaataatacaaactaaattctattgcacatttctgtattattttcataaaagttacaatatattaatttgttttctgtaaatttagtgtttacaaatagttaaaataatataaatgccactctgcattttaaaatcctttattttaattttgctaCTATTTAAGGTTAAAATCATAAGCCATAACAACATTAGGACGATGTAACTAATTATAAATGATGCTAACAATAACATAGAGTAGCTTAGAAATGATGAAGCATCTGGTGTTGACATGTCGGTATCGGGGGCctcaaatgaaaatctgctttgGGCCCCAAAAAGGCGTAGGCCGGCCCTGTTGATCTGAACGTTTATGGATCTCTAACCAGCGTTGTTATGCTGTGCTGCTGCTTCGTGCTTTGCAGCTGCCGCCACTGCTGCTCCACCGCCGCCTCCATTCGCCTCAAACGTTGCAGCAGCTCTTGGTGGGTCACGGACAGCGTCTCATGGCGTCGAATGATCGGCATGGCTAAAGATTCGCTGCTGTTGTGGCGGGGAACTGGAAGAGATCGCACACACTTTGTTCCAGCAGAGCAAGTTGGCAAACATTCAACGTATAAAAACACACGCACCTTTTTCCTCACTGTGACGTTAAATCAGACTATTCCTGCTTAGgattacagaaaacatttttgtttgctaaatgacaaaataatgaGACGGGGTACTATCTATGGCATGTGTCAAATTCAGggcctgggggccaaatctggcccgcc
Proteins encoded in this window:
- the LOC103458940 gene encoding ubiquitin thioesterase OTUB2; translated protein: MEDCSLVSCIEDISSLLPEGTLSPKYQDLARQFSAVRKVYGDGNCFYRAVCFAHLEFILHNPRVLQRFKAQVIQCGKVLISAGFEEASFDHLQSTVLHVVDQCIAAQHDDVLLRLLNEQIISDSLVQFLRLLTSAHLQIHEDFFCNFVEAPDLKVYCRQEVEVMAMECDHVDILALSQALDVGIHIVSMEGNEQQLVHHVIPEGVDPSLHLLYQASHYNILYQRTHL
- the ccdc197 gene encoding uncharacterized protein CCDC197, with the protein product MTTPPVPVLDGDSCPKLQMEKRVKNVFVTQPEDPRDRKKETMCISATTETSSKLLEVGVKALKKALIARKQAELHELDVQLALKTQDFRSCMEALANRRSELETQQRQTKEEEMKFEKFVAEKEVKRRKALKQCEATLEQNILKQRQIEDLTEQLTKLETRRQVLKQRTEKNKIYEDYLMKTLDHLPSIPRHNSSESLAMPIIRRHETLSVTHQELLQRLRRMEAAVEQQWRQLQSTKQQHSITTLMSSKQLSELHSELESLKEKNRQVEVNLLMKRGVSREKGEEVGKLLLAVNNLAQECYIPEFGPLEGMSVLIMMDMVKEFVLDKADTERRVRRLESCSTATLTDKRWRESLKSIGSKTQIKSSSKASKISDLSN